In Clostridium ljungdahlii DSM 13528, the genomic window ATTAATATTATAAGTAGGGTTTCAAAGATATTTAAAGATTATCCTTTTAATTTAAATGGAGACAAGAAAGAGATTAGTTTTGCTTATGGGCTTTCTCAGTTTAAAGACGATTCAGATGATGTTAATGAACTTTTAAAAATAGCTGACAAAAGAATGTATGAAAAAAAGAAGAAAATGAAGGATAGAAGAAAAATATGATGTATAATTTAAGTTATACATCATATTTTTAGGTATTATTTTTTATTTATTGGGAAATACACTTCTGTTACAAATTCATTGTGACTGCATTTAGAATCAGGGCCTTTGATGTATTCATCATGAGGAGGTCCAGCTATTTTATAGGAATTTTTATTTATCCAGTCAAGGAGTTCAGCATAAGCTTCACCGATTTCACTATAAGGACCTATAAAAGTTGTGTGTACATATAGACCGCCTTTTAAAACTTTAGTTGATACAGTATCTGTTTTTAGCTGTCTGTTTACTGGAATGCAAACTTCTATATCTGCATTATTGTGATCAAAGTCACTGTCAGAATTTTGATCAAAATCCTGGTCGTAGTAAATAGTTCTTATGTTTCCCAAGGGTGAAAGACCACTTTTGTAAATATTTTCAAAAACTTTACCTATTAAGTTGCCTATATTGTCCATTGAAATTGTGTCTCTTATGCTTAAAACTGTTGTATCTTTTAAAGTATCAATTAAAATATGGAAACTTCTTTTAGAATTCATTATATCCTCACCTTTCTGTAATTGATCCATTGAATGTTTAAGATGAAGTAAAATATTGTTGCTTTGTTGTATTTCAGTTTCGAATAAACTTATCTGCTTTGATAAGAATTTTTCTAAAGTACTGTTACTTTTATCCTTAATAATTTGTTTTATTTCATCCAATGAAAATTTATATTTTTTAAGTCTATTTATTTTTAGAATGTCTTGTACTTGATGCTTTTCATAATATCTATACTGATTTTCTGGATTAACAAAAGTTGGTTTTATCAATCCAATTTTGTCATAATGTCTGAGCATTTTGGTTGAAACATTTC contains:
- a CDS encoding MerR family transcriptional regulator; translation: MYTIGQFSKIGNVSTKMLRHYDKIGLIKPTFVNPENQYRYYEKHQVQDILKINRLKKYKFSLDEIKQIIKDKSNSTLEKFLSKQISLFETEIQQSNNILLHLKHSMDQLQKGEDIMNSKRSFHILIDTLKDTTVLSIRDTISMDNIGNLIGKVFENIYKSGLSPLGNIRTIYYDQDFDQNSDSDFDHNNADIEVCIPVNRQLKTDTVSTKVLKGGLYVHTTFIGPYSEIGEAYAELLDWINKNSYKIAGPPHDEYIKGPDSKCSHNEFVTEVYFPINKK